A window from Acidobacteriota bacterium encodes these proteins:
- a CDS encoding FAD-dependent monooxygenase has product MNPDVIVVGGGPAGSVAAIVLARAGVRVRLFDRARFPRRKLCGDTLNPGVRALLARLGLSGATEQGGTPVAGMVVTGGGVAVTGRYPRGVTGLALTRAVLDARLLDAAGKAGVGIDEGTLVSGAYCPRGTTVGGVRVAQRGGGARGIVRARLCIAADGRHSTLAFTLGLSRHPESPRRWAVGSYYTDVEGMTDFGEMHVRRGHYIGVAQVPGGLVNACLVTPDRARLKDPERALRETLAGDPMLRERFARARPVAPVVTLGPLAVDARAAGMPGLLLAGDAAGFIDPMTGDGLRFAIRGGELAARAALHALETGDQNAHERLAGLRREFRRKRTFNRALRALVGSPGAIRVASAGARMAPAALRYVIDVAGDVRAA; this is encoded by the coding sequence ATGAACCCGGACGTCATCGTGGTTGGCGGCGGGCCGGCGGGAAGCGTCGCGGCCATCGTGCTGGCGCGCGCCGGCGTGCGCGTGCGCCTCTTCGACCGCGCGCGGTTCCCGCGGCGGAAACTGTGCGGCGACACCCTGAACCCGGGCGTGAGAGCGCTCCTGGCGCGACTGGGGCTCTCGGGAGCGACCGAACAGGGCGGCACGCCCGTCGCCGGCATGGTGGTCACCGGTGGGGGAGTGGCGGTGACCGGCCGCTATCCGCGCGGTGTGACCGGCCTCGCCCTCACGCGGGCCGTGCTCGACGCGCGGCTCCTCGACGCGGCGGGGAAGGCCGGCGTGGGAATCGACGAAGGGACGCTGGTGTCCGGCGCGTACTGTCCGCGCGGCACGACGGTCGGCGGCGTGCGCGTGGCGCAACGCGGCGGCGGCGCGCGCGGGATCGTGCGCGCGCGCCTCTGCATTGCCGCCGACGGCCGCCACTCCACGCTGGCGTTCACGCTCGGGCTCTCGCGCCATCCGGAGAGCCCCCGGCGCTGGGCCGTGGGGAGCTATTACACCGACGTGGAGGGCATGACCGACTTCGGCGAGATGCACGTACGGCGGGGCCACTACATCGGCGTCGCGCAGGTGCCCGGCGGCCTGGTGAACGCGTGCCTGGTGACGCCCGATCGCGCGCGCCTGAAAGATCCCGAGCGGGCGCTGCGCGAAACGCTCGCAGGCGATCCGATGCTTCGCGAGCGGTTCGCGCGCGCACGACCCGTCGCGCCGGTCGTCACGCTCGGGCCGCTCGCCGTTGATGCCCGCGCTGCGGGGATGCCGGGGCTCCTTCTTGCGGGCGATGCGGCCGGCTTCATCGATCCGATGACGGGCGATGGCCTGCGGTTCGCGATACGGGGAGGCGAGCTGGCGGCGCGCGCGGCGCTGCACGCGCTCGAGACCGGCGATCAGAACGCACACGAGCGGCTGGCCGGCCTGCGGCGCGAGTTCCGGCGCAAGCGCACGTTCAACCGCGCGTTGCGCGCGCTCGTCGGCTCCCCCGGCGCCATCCGCGTCGCCTCGGCAGGGGCGCGAATGGCCCCGGCGGCGCTGCGCTACGTGATCGACGTCGCCGGAGACGTCCGCGCCGCATGA